The candidate division KSB1 bacterium genome window below encodes:
- a CDS encoding pseudouridine synthase codes for MAQSTDKIFMFHKPKGVVVTRKDEHGRRTVYDCLPNWVLQDGWVPIGRLDRDSRGMLLFTQDGEIVDRLTRPHACAKTYLLWVRGRVTNQHIAMMKAGVMAQGELLKAIEIQLLGGAGPKSRIQIVLDEGKNRHLRRMFSQLKDPLRGTSLKVVDLKRIAIGSVKLDIPSGDWRFLTSAEIDSLTR; via the coding sequence ATGGCTCAATCCACGGACAAAATTTTTATGTTTCATAAGCCGAAAGGCGTTGTGGTAACGCGGAAGGATGAGCACGGTCGCCGGACGGTTTACGATTGCCTGCCAAATTGGGTGTTGCAAGATGGTTGGGTGCCCATTGGTCGTTTGGATCGCGACTCTCGGGGCATGCTTTTGTTCACACAAGATGGCGAGATCGTTGACCGTTTGACACGTCCCCATGCTTGTGCCAAGACCTACTTGCTCTGGGTGCGCGGTCGGGTGACCAATCAACATATCGCCATGATGAAAGCAGGAGTAATGGCTCAAGGTGAATTGCTAAAAGCCATTGAAATCCAGCTATTGGGGGGTGCCGGCCCCAAATCGCGCATTCAAATTGTGCTCGATGAGGGTAAAAATCGCCATCTTCGTCGAATGTTCAGTCAATTGAAAGATCCGCTTCGTGGGACTTCGCTCAAGGTCGTTGACCTCAAACGGATCGCAATCGGTTCAGTGAAATTGGATATCCCTTCCGGCGACTGGCGGTTTCTCACTTCGGCCGAGATCGACTCGCTCACCCGCTGA
- a CDS encoding heparinase II/III-family protein, whose amino-acid sequence MLNQTLKAMLIIMLICSLVTVGHAQRIRSMLSRSYPVSELQRILTSQSDFHPFPRWSERSAWNSLAEPLRKFLIERGENYLNYQWPALPATLFLEFARTGNRENFQRQAFARRDALCHLVLAECTEGRRRFLDDIVNGIWAICEESYWGVPAHVGMQRQGVGLPDIAEPTVDLFVSETGALLAWTYYLLGEELDRVSPLINQRILAEINQRLLTPCRERQDFWWMGFIPGLTINNWNPWINSNWLAAVLLTEKNPGRRIQAVEKIMRSLDVFIDSYPDDGGCDEGPNYWGRAAASLFDCLELFYLSSNGKINLYNQPLIKEMARFIYRVHIAYDYYVNFADAAAIVYPEADLIYRFGKRIGDQIMQDFAGYLVSRRGELRRLLTSSIGRQLAAIFNYDSLLAANATAPLLRDVWLPGHQVMIARSLAGSTAGLYVAAQAGHNAESHNHNDVGNFIVYMNGVPMIIDVGVESYTRKTFSAQRYEIWTMQSAYHNLPSINGIMQKDGRQYAARDVLYSSNDSYAQLKMDIASAYPTEAGINYWVRTIRLNRSQDITITDDFDLKLASDNIQFTLMTAARPELLASGQIKLNHSIDQSSAQLHLSFDADKFKADFEIIPIKDDNLKRVWGQQIYRILLKNIVPLWRESINVKISQ is encoded by the coding sequence ATGCTCAACCAAACCTTAAAAGCGATGTTAATCATCATGCTGATTTGCTCCCTTGTAACTGTTGGTCACGCTCAGCGGATTCGGTCGATGCTCAGCCGAAGTTACCCAGTAAGCGAATTGCAGCGGATATTGACCTCTCAATCTGATTTTCATCCATTTCCGCGCTGGTCGGAGCGATCCGCCTGGAACAGCTTAGCCGAGCCCTTGCGAAAATTTCTCATCGAGCGAGGCGAGAATTATCTGAACTATCAATGGCCCGCCCTCCCTGCCACGTTGTTCCTTGAATTTGCTCGCACCGGCAATCGGGAAAACTTCCAGCGTCAAGCCTTTGCGCGTCGGGATGCCCTATGCCATCTGGTGCTGGCAGAATGCACCGAGGGCCGGCGTCGATTTCTGGATGATATCGTCAACGGCATCTGGGCCATCTGCGAGGAATCCTATTGGGGCGTCCCAGCCCATGTGGGAATGCAGAGGCAAGGCGTTGGTTTGCCAGATATTGCCGAGCCCACAGTTGACTTATTCGTCAGCGAAACCGGCGCATTATTAGCATGGACCTATTACCTTCTTGGCGAAGAGCTGGATCGTGTTTCGCCTTTGATCAATCAGCGCATTTTAGCCGAAATAAATCAGCGATTACTCACGCCTTGCCGTGAGCGGCAGGATTTCTGGTGGATGGGATTTATTCCCGGCTTGACCATTAATAATTGGAACCCATGGATCAATTCCAATTGGCTTGCTGCAGTGTTGCTCACCGAAAAGAACCCAGGAAGACGCATCCAGGCGGTTGAAAAAATTATGCGGAGCCTGGATGTTTTCATCGACAGCTACCCGGATGATGGTGGCTGTGACGAGGGGCCTAACTATTGGGGTCGCGCCGCCGCTTCCCTTTTCGATTGCTTAGAACTATTTTATCTTTCCAGCAACGGCAAAATCAACCTTTACAATCAGCCGCTCATCAAAGAAATGGCGCGCTTCATCTATCGCGTTCATATCGCCTATGATTATTATGTCAATTTTGCTGATGCCGCGGCAATCGTTTACCCAGAAGCCGATTTGATTTATCGCTTCGGAAAGCGGATTGGCGATCAAATTATGCAGGATTTTGCAGGCTATCTCGTTTCGCGCCGGGGCGAATTGAGACGATTATTGACCAGCAGCATCGGCCGGCAACTGGCAGCTATCTTTAATTATGACTCGCTTCTGGCAGCAAATGCCACAGCTCCGTTATTGCGCGATGTCTGGCTGCCAGGCCATCAGGTGATGATCGCCAGATCTCTGGCCGGCTCTACCGCCGGATTATATGTGGCTGCTCAGGCCGGCCACAACGCCGAAAGCCACAACCATAACGACGTGGGAAACTTCATTGTTTACATGAATGGTGTGCCTATGATCATCGATGTCGGCGTTGAATCTTACACCCGCAAGACATTTAGCGCCCAGCGATATGAGATTTGGACAATGCAATCCGCTTATCATAATCTGCCCAGCATCAACGGCATCATGCAAAAAGACGGTCGACAATACGCTGCCAGAGACGTACTTTATTCCTCCAATGATAGCTATGCACAACTGAAAATGGATATCGCCAGCGCTTATCCAACTGAGGCGGGGATCAATTATTGGGTCCGCACCATCCGGCTCAATCGCAGCCAGGATATCACCATCACCGATGATTTTGATCTCAAGCTGGCCAGTGATAATATCCAGTTCACTCTGATGACCGCTGCCAGACCTGAGTTGCTTGCGTCCGGTCAGATCAAGCTCAATCATTCCATTGATCAGAGCTCGGCTCAATTGCATCTTTCTTTCGATGCTGATAAATTCAAAGCTGATTTTGAGATCATTCCGATTAAAGATGACAATCTTAAACGAGTATGGGGACAACAAATCTACCGAATTTTATTGAAGAATATTGTGCCATTGTGGCGAGAGTCGATAAATGTTAAAATCAGCCAGTGA
- a CDS encoding T9SS type A sorting domain-containing protein, translating to MPETYALRQYYPNPFHSCTRIEYSLAEAGKVKLAVYDLLGREVAILVNQQQPAGHYEVTFDARDLASGVYIYRLEAGAYVANKKLVLVR from the coding sequence TTGCCAGAAACTTATGCGCTGCGACAATATTACCCCAATCCCTTTCATTCCTGCACCCGCATCGAATATTCCCTGGCAGAAGCTGGCAAGGTGAAGCTAGCGGTTTATGATCTCCTGGGACGCGAAGTGGCCATTTTAGTGAACCAGCAGCAGCCAGCAGGACATTATGAAGTGACCTTTGATGCCCGCGATTTAGCTAGTGGGGTTTATATCTATCGCCTTGAAGCTGGCGCGTATGTTGCCAATAAGAAGCTGGTGCTGGTTCGTTAG
- a CDS encoding choice-of-anchor J domain-containing protein codes for MKTRMFIGLILASFTWLSALLGQDLTFISPQASKDGRLRAMVTANKLNTAIYDLCMRWRSEGLEGQNDLSGFPMSPLLQIDQQQVHVVLRTTAISGFFLKQLVQLGFKIEASTEHLPISSNHHQIVGWIPVAQLEKIAQLEQIFHIRPVLKPYLQSGEVVTAGDVILRADQARRSFQVSGIGQKIGILSDGCSHVANSQASGDLPRTIEIINNRFGGDAGTAMLEIVYDIAPGAQLAFADKGSSETDFSNNIKLLQQAGCTVICDDIIYPLEPVFEDGIIAQTINDLVENFNVVYITSAGDLQQDHYEADFSDGDNDGWHNFASGDETMNIQLGPKATITAVVQWNNQFSKARDDYDLYLYDDKLQSTLASSEDTQDGDDDPVEMLAYTNPRASSITVHLCLKKYRGQPRRITLYAFGTDVTPQEYTGGTGAIFGHSAAEHCLAVAAINAADTNYDTIESFSSRGPARIYQYDADGNPIRFLERNKPDHAAIDGVQTKVGKLGFFSNPFIGTSAAAAHSAGIAALLREAAPGLHATQIAKVLNDQSLDVGDPHFDLASGFGRVDAYQAINYVKGGAPSISVIPDSFRIDLIRGQSVIMTMTISNVGGSALDFSLAVRARTMTIANQMTNAAMASEALVGFPMDSDQTKWSINGSKKTDAIRSPKSKNNGNSYGDNPNNPLGKIARKTKPGETEPRGIYHSERIGDILLYEGFESGTVPPPNWTKIDGPSSPGGTQPAHWTIDSQSYVFSGNYSAVCYWGINLNEWLISPALDFSTVRTPSISFWWQSSYYWHVSPYDHGDLFLKISLDDGKTWQTLWTFGDIGRWEDFTWYYTIVDLSAFSGYSNVRLAFNVVASDNADIALDEVMVAGERVELGWLTLSPTAGRLQPDASQIIQLQVNSVVNGDTLGIGYYSATIAISSNDLDEPNRFVPVDLHIYTIADIDGRVSYYANSQMPVNDAEILLSGASNLKAISDSDGRYKFLGLHSGNYQVMPNKTNDSRDAITPLDASFALQYVVGVKQLSPYQKIAADVTGNGKVSAYDASYILQRVVGTNSQFPIGRDWTFVPHDFVMTDSNWVSAPSGRSYVALQRSQFNQDYFGILYGDVTGNWGRAEEESTQANVAVHLQDPLLQENAMTLVPLILNFSSPAFSGRLKLQYDSDNLKFCSGSLCENPDIVMEVHSTSNQIILAFAAGRSLQEQNLHIDLLFERSGLNVPSATDFKLIELVIDDAPAIIAASIDDRSSKLPKRWHLSQNQPNPFNAATIIHYEMPQSAKVTIEVMNVMGQTVRRLMDEVRPAGRYSIIWDGCDDGGLMVGSGIYFYKMTTTGFEAINKMVLVR; via the coding sequence ATGAAGACCCGAATGTTTATTGGATTGATTTTGGCGTCGTTCACATGGCTATCAGCTCTGCTCGGTCAGGATCTCACTTTTATTTCTCCCCAAGCAAGCAAGGACGGTCGTTTGAGGGCGATGGTAACTGCGAATAAGCTGAACACGGCTATTTATGATCTATGCATGAGGTGGCGATCTGAGGGGCTTGAAGGGCAAAATGATCTATCGGGCTTTCCAATGAGTCCCTTATTGCAAATCGACCAGCAGCAGGTGCATGTGGTATTGAGAACGACGGCAATTTCCGGTTTTTTTCTGAAACAGCTCGTTCAACTTGGATTCAAGATCGAAGCGAGCACAGAGCATTTGCCGATTAGTTCGAATCATCACCAGATCGTGGGATGGATTCCAGTGGCTCAGCTTGAAAAAATTGCACAACTTGAGCAAATATTTCACATCCGGCCGGTTTTGAAACCGTATTTGCAATCTGGAGAGGTGGTAACCGCTGGGGATGTCATTTTGCGAGCCGATCAAGCGAGAAGATCGTTTCAAGTTTCTGGTATCGGCCAAAAAATCGGGATTCTTTCGGACGGATGCAGCCATGTCGCTAATTCCCAGGCAAGTGGTGATTTACCACGAACCATTGAGATTATCAATAATCGTTTTGGTGGGGATGCTGGTACAGCTATGTTAGAGATCGTTTATGATATTGCTCCAGGTGCTCAGCTCGCCTTTGCGGACAAGGGCAGTAGCGAGACAGATTTCTCCAATAACATCAAATTGCTACAACAGGCTGGTTGCACCGTGATCTGCGATGATATCATATACCCACTCGAACCAGTATTCGAGGATGGCATCATTGCGCAGACAATAAATGATCTTGTGGAAAATTTCAATGTGGTTTATATCACCTCGGCTGGGGATCTGCAACAGGATCATTATGAGGCGGATTTTTCGGATGGGGACAATGATGGCTGGCATAATTTTGCCTCTGGGGATGAGACCATGAATATTCAATTGGGCCCTAAGGCGACAATCACTGCTGTGGTGCAATGGAATAATCAATTCAGCAAAGCGCGGGATGATTACGATCTTTATCTGTATGATGATAAGTTGCAATCCACATTGGCCTCCAGCGAAGACACGCAAGATGGTGATGATGATCCTGTCGAAATGCTTGCTTATACGAATCCCCGAGCTTCCAGCATCACCGTGCATCTATGCCTGAAAAAATATCGTGGTCAACCGCGGCGCATAACGCTTTATGCCTTTGGTACGGATGTGACCCCGCAAGAATATACTGGCGGCACCGGAGCAATTTTTGGTCATAGCGCTGCTGAACACTGCCTGGCGGTTGCGGCCATCAACGCTGCCGATACCAACTATGACACGATCGAAAGCTTTAGCAGTCGTGGACCAGCGAGAATCTATCAATATGATGCCGATGGTAACCCCATCCGATTTCTGGAACGGAATAAACCTGATCATGCGGCTATCGATGGGGTGCAAACCAAGGTGGGAAAACTTGGTTTTTTCAGCAATCCGTTTATAGGAACTTCTGCGGCGGCAGCGCACAGTGCTGGTATTGCTGCCTTGCTCCGTGAAGCAGCGCCAGGATTGCATGCCACGCAGATAGCCAAGGTACTGAATGATCAGTCTCTTGATGTTGGCGACCCCCATTTTGATTTAGCCTCAGGATTTGGTCGGGTCGATGCCTACCAGGCGATCAACTATGTCAAGGGAGGAGCTCCCTCCATCTCGGTGATTCCTGATTCCTTTCGCATCGATCTCATTCGCGGGCAATCAGTTATCATGACGATGACGATCAGCAATGTTGGAGGAAGCGCACTTGATTTCAGCCTCGCGGTGCGTGCCAGGACCATGACCATCGCTAATCAGATGACAAATGCAGCTATGGCCTCAGAAGCTTTGGTGGGATTTCCGATGGATTCTGACCAGACCAAATGGTCCATCAACGGTAGCAAAAAAACAGATGCCATTCGCTCTCCGAAGAGCAAAAACAATGGGAATAGCTATGGGGACAATCCAAATAATCCGCTCGGAAAAATCGCGAGGAAGACCAAGCCAGGCGAGACAGAACCGAGGGGGATTTATCACAGCGAACGGATCGGAGATATTTTGCTCTATGAGGGCTTTGAAAGTGGGACTGTCCCGCCACCGAATTGGACCAAAATCGATGGCCCAAGTAGCCCCGGTGGAACTCAGCCGGCTCATTGGACCATCGATTCTCAGAGCTATGTTTTCTCCGGCAATTACAGCGCGGTGTGCTATTGGGGGATCAACCTCAACGAATGGCTAATTAGCCCGGCTTTGGATTTTTCGACCGTTCGCACTCCCTCGATTAGCTTTTGGTGGCAGAGTAGTTATTATTGGCATGTCTCCCCTTACGATCACGGTGACTTGTTTCTCAAGATCAGTCTCGACGATGGAAAGACTTGGCAAACTTTATGGACCTTTGGGGATATTGGAAGATGGGAGGATTTCACCTGGTATTATACGATCGTCGACCTTTCTGCATTCAGCGGATATTCAAATGTGCGGCTGGCGTTCAACGTTGTCGCCAGCGACAATGCCGATATTGCCTTGGACGAAGTGATGGTTGCTGGCGAGCGAGTGGAGCTCGGATGGCTCACCCTGAGCCCAACAGCGGGAAGGCTCCAGCCAGATGCCAGCCAAATTATCCAGTTGCAGGTCAATTCCGTGGTCAATGGCGATACCCTGGGGATTGGCTATTACTCCGCCACGATCGCCATCTCAAGCAATGATTTGGATGAGCCAAACCGTTTCGTCCCTGTCGATCTGCATATTTACACGATAGCGGATATCGATGGTCGGGTCAGCTACTATGCCAATAGTCAGATGCCAGTAAACGATGCGGAGATCTTGCTATCTGGCGCATCGAACCTGAAAGCTATCAGCGACAGCGATGGCAGATACAAATTTTTAGGTCTTCACTCCGGCAACTACCAGGTGATGCCAAATAAAACTAATGATTCCCGAGATGCCATTACGCCGCTGGACGCCTCATTTGCGCTTCAGTATGTGGTGGGCGTTAAACAGTTGAGCCCGTATCAAAAAATTGCCGCAGATGTCACGGGGAACGGAAAGGTCTCAGCTTATGATGCCTCATACATCTTGCAGCGGGTTGTCGGCACAAATTCTCAATTTCCGATCGGCAGGGATTGGACCTTTGTGCCACACGATTTTGTCATGACCGACTCGAACTGGGTGAGCGCGCCATCTGGTCGTTCCTATGTCGCGTTGCAGCGTTCTCAGTTCAATCAGGACTATTTCGGCATCCTATATGGCGATGTGACAGGGAATTGGGGACGAGCCGAGGAGGAATCGACTCAGGCCAACGTAGCGGTTCATCTCCAAGATCCACTGCTACAAGAGAATGCAATGACGCTTGTGCCTCTAATTCTGAATTTTTCTTCTCCAGCATTTTCGGGTCGGTTGAAACTGCAGTATGACTCGGATAATTTGAAATTTTGTTCTGGTTCGCTCTGTGAAAATCCTGATATCGTGATGGAAGTTCATAGCACATCGAATCAGATTATTTTGGCCTTTGCAGCAGGGCGATCTTTGCAAGAGCAAAACTTGCACATCGATTTGCTATTTGAACGAAGCGGTTTGAATGTGCCGAGTGCAACCGATTTTAAATTGATCGAACTCGTTATTGATGATGCGCCAGCGATCATTGCTGCGTCCATTGATGATCGGAGTTCAAAATTGCCGAAACGATGGCACTTAAGTCAAAATCAACCGAATCCGTTCAATGCAGCGACGATTATCCATTATGAGATGCCTCAATCAGCGAAAGTGACCATCGAAGTGATGAATGTCATGGGGCAAACAGTGCGGAGATTGATGGATGAAGTACGACCGGCTGGCCGCTATTCGATTATTTGGGATGGCTGTGACGATGGCGGTCTCATGGTGGGGAGCGGGATTTACTTCTATAAAATGACAACCACAGGTTTTGAAGCCATCAACAAGATGGTACTGGTGCGGTGA
- a CDS encoding amino acid permease has product MKRQIGLTTATSIVVANMIGTGIFVTTGYIAKLVPGPAWVMLCWAIGGFIAICGALCYGELSTRMPEVGGEYVYLKKLYHPLLGFLTGWTSLIAGFSAPIASAALGFSAYVFAGMNIPITDHQPFPQKLCATLIILIFTLIHYLGIKIGAKVQVLLTALKVMIILGLASLGLWFGTISQLPLMEEPFASFNVLSFGTAIMLVMFAYSGWNASSYIAGELKNPRSTLPWSLVLGTIIVIFLYLAINAFVLAMLPYSELKGTIAVVHAAAVKIFGDWISNGISALVSICLLSSLSAFIMVGPRVYFAMAKDKLFFPFADQIHPRYQVPGRSIVLQGAIAVAMVLISPLEQLLLYISFALNIFPWLAIIGLFIARRRGIGEVTAVRATGFPIVAILYLGSSLLLMGIMYRARPIESTAALLTVLAGIPCYFIWIKIVNWKKPL; this is encoded by the coding sequence ATGAAGAGACAAATCGGACTTACAACCGCCACTTCCATCGTTGTAGCCAATATGATCGGTACTGGTATTTTCGTCACCACGGGATATATCGCAAAGCTGGTTCCTGGTCCAGCCTGGGTGATGCTCTGCTGGGCAATTGGCGGGTTCATCGCTATCTGCGGTGCTTTATGTTATGGCGAGCTCTCTACAAGAATGCCTGAAGTGGGTGGAGAATATGTCTATTTGAAAAAATTATACCATCCCTTGCTCGGTTTTCTCACTGGCTGGACCAGCTTGATCGCGGGATTCTCAGCGCCGATCGCCAGTGCCGCCCTGGGTTTTTCCGCCTATGTCTTCGCTGGAATGAATATTCCAATCACGGATCATCAACCGTTCCCACAAAAACTATGCGCTACTCTCATTATCCTGATCTTCACTCTGATCCATTACCTCGGAATAAAAATCGGTGCTAAAGTCCAGGTGCTTTTAACTGCCTTGAAAGTAATGATCATCTTGGGGCTGGCAAGTCTGGGCCTCTGGTTTGGAACCATCAGCCAATTGCCGCTCATGGAAGAACCATTTGCCTCATTCAATGTGCTATCTTTTGGCACAGCGATTATGCTGGTGATGTTCGCATATAGCGGATGGAACGCCAGCAGCTATATCGCTGGCGAACTAAAAAACCCCAGAAGCACCCTTCCCTGGTCTCTGGTTTTAGGAACGATTATTGTTATTTTTCTCTACCTCGCCATCAATGCTTTTGTACTAGCTATGCTGCCCTATTCTGAGCTCAAAGGAACAATTGCGGTGGTTCATGCGGCCGCTGTGAAAATCTTTGGCGACTGGATCAGCAATGGCATAAGCGCATTGGTGAGCATCTGCCTCCTGTCTTCGCTCAGCGCATTCATTATGGTTGGGCCAAGGGTCTATTTTGCCATGGCAAAGGATAAATTATTTTTCCCATTTGCCGACCAGATTCATCCGCGCTATCAAGTCCCAGGAAGATCGATCGTCCTCCAGGGCGCAATTGCGGTCGCCATGGTACTGATCAGCCCATTGGAGCAATTGTTATTGTATATCTCATTTGCGCTGAACATTTTTCCCTGGCTGGCAATCATTGGGTTGTTTATTGCGAGACGCAGAGGGATCGGTGAAGTGACAGCGGTCAGGGCGACGGGATTCCCCATCGTTGCAATATTGTATCTGGGATCCAGCCTACTGTTGATGGGTATCATGTATCGGGCCCGGCCTATCGAATCCACAGCAGCACTGCTGACCGTGCTGGCGGGGATTCCGTGCTATTTTATCTGGATAAAAATTGTGAATTGGAAAAAGCCCCTGTGA
- a CDS encoding aminotransferase class V-fold PLP-dependent enzyme, which yields MNDLLKWRKEFPILEKTVYLINNSLGAMPRAVYDNLKLYADIWSTRGIRAWEEGWWEFIGEIGNILADIINAPKNTISMHQNVTIAEAVVLSCFNFQGKQNKIVYSDMNFPSVMYLYQAQIPNGAKIQIVRSEDGITVPTEKMVAAIDDETLLVPISHVLFKSAYIQDVEAIIEKAHQHGAHVVLDTYQSVGTVPVDVQKLNVDFVVGGSIKWLCGGPGAAYLYVRSDLGGRLQPKLTGWMAHQMPFAFEPTMRFTDNIAFKFLNGTPHLPALYTVKAGYEIIRQVGVENIRRRSVQLTERIIQHAQRFGFKINSPLNADQRGGTVVVQMENSQQIAKELLKRDFLIDWRPNAGIRISPHFYNTEDEVDAIMEEIWKLSNNRSLI from the coding sequence ATGAATGATCTTTTGAAGTGGCGGAAGGAATTTCCGATCCTGGAAAAGACAGTTTATCTGATCAACAACTCCCTGGGTGCGATGCCGCGGGCGGTGTATGACAATTTGAAGCTGTACGCCGATATCTGGTCCACACGAGGGATTCGGGCTTGGGAGGAAGGTTGGTGGGAGTTCATCGGCGAGATCGGCAATATCCTGGCAGATATCATCAATGCCCCTAAAAATACCATCTCTATGCATCAGAACGTCACCATCGCCGAAGCTGTGGTGCTCTCCTGCTTCAATTTTCAAGGGAAGCAGAACAAGATCGTTTACAGCGATATGAATTTTCCCTCAGTGATGTACTTATACCAGGCGCAAATCCCGAACGGTGCAAAAATCCAGATCGTTCGCTCCGAGGATGGTATCACGGTTCCCACCGAAAAAATGGTCGCTGCGATCGATGACGAGACATTGCTGGTGCCGATCTCGCACGTCTTATTCAAAAGCGCTTACATTCAGGATGTTGAGGCGATCATCGAAAAGGCACATCAACATGGAGCCCATGTTGTGCTCGATACTTATCAATCGGTTGGAACCGTTCCAGTGGATGTCCAAAAACTGAACGTCGATTTTGTGGTCGGTGGTTCGATCAAATGGCTATGCGGTGGTCCTGGTGCCGCTTATCTCTACGTTCGCTCCGATCTCGGTGGCCGTTTGCAACCAAAGTTAACCGGCTGGATGGCGCATCAGATGCCATTTGCGTTCGAGCCCACCATGCGATTCACCGATAACATCGCTTTCAAATTTTTGAATGGCACGCCCCATTTGCCAGCGCTCTATACGGTAAAGGCTGGCTATGAGATCATCCGACAAGTGGGTGTCGAAAATATCCGACGTCGTTCGGTTCAGTTGACCGAGCGGATCATCCAACACGCTCAACGCTTTGGATTTAAAATCAATAGTCCCCTCAATGCTGACCAGCGCGGTGGCACTGTGGTTGTGCAAATGGAGAACAGCCAGCAAATCGCAAAAGAACTGTTGAAACGGGATTTTCTGATCGATTGGCGACCGAACGCTGGCATCCGAATTTCGCCGCATTTCTACAATACGGAAGATGAGGTCGACGCCATCATGGAGGAGATCTGGAAACTGTCGAATAACCGATCTTTGATTTGA
- a CDS encoding CotH kinase family protein, whose product MNNYFGAAILAVFISSICFQLPQLVASNQADQSAQYSVELKSSNLPIITISTNGQQIIDERRIRAQMKVIYNGVGQRNSVSDPANNYDGWIAIELRGSASISYPKKSYRLETQDSNGNNLNVSLIGMPAENDWVLYGPYDDQSLIRNVLAYKLSNDIGRYASRTRFCELVLNNDYRGVYVLMERIKRDKNRVDISKLDSLDRSGDAVTGGYIIKFDKVEGENVGGWWSNRGIFYQYHYPRADAIFPEQKAYIRNFMNQFETAMSQPDIADPNSGYPKYIDVSSFVDHFILNEFCKNVDAYRISNFMYKDRDRKGGKLCEGPIWDFNLSFGKAWYKEDLFRDDEWEVDHNHYKPNDWPKVPFWWERLGHDPTFAQLVEQRWRELRATVLSLDYVYRTIDLLVDTLREARVRNFERWPETAKDHDYETEILMMKLWLNDRVNWIEKHLAQLSAVQSPIRADNVPIEFVLEQNYPNPFNSTTTICYRIPQPAKVQLIILNIQGQEIVRLFDGSQLPGRYQISWDGKDHRGMPIGSGVYLYQLRTNELTLTQKLLLIR is encoded by the coding sequence ATGAACAACTATTTTGGTGCCGCAATCCTCGCGGTGTTTATCAGCAGCATCTGTTTTCAATTGCCACAATTGGTGGCTTCGAACCAAGCCGATCAGAGTGCTCAGTACAGCGTTGAACTAAAGTCATCAAATCTTCCAATTATCACTATTAGTACCAACGGCCAGCAGATTATTGACGAGCGCCGGATCCGAGCGCAGATGAAAGTGATCTACAATGGAGTTGGTCAGCGCAATAGCGTCTCTGACCCAGCCAATAATTATGATGGCTGGATCGCTATCGAGTTGCGGGGGAGCGCTTCGATCTCATATCCAAAGAAGAGCTATCGGTTGGAGACCCAGGACAGCAATGGCAATAATCTCAACGTTTCGCTCATCGGAATGCCGGCTGAAAATGATTGGGTCCTCTATGGCCCTTATGATGATCAATCGTTGATCCGCAATGTGCTGGCCTATAAACTTTCTAACGACATTGGAAGATATGCCAGCCGCACCCGGTTTTGCGAGCTGGTTCTCAACAATGATTATCGTGGCGTTTATGTTTTGATGGAAAGGATCAAGCGGGATAAAAATCGGGTGGATATTTCCAAGTTGGATTCGCTGGACCGATCTGGGGATGCGGTGACGGGAGGATATATCATTAAATTCGATAAAGTCGAAGGAGAAAACGTCGGTGGCTGGTGGTCGAATCGTGGCATTTTTTATCAATACCATTATCCCCGGGCTGATGCGATCTTCCCAGAACAGAAGGCCTATATCCGAAATTTTATGAACCAGTTCGAAACGGCCATGAGTCAGCCCGATATTGCCGATCCCAATTCCGGCTATCCGAAGTATATCGATGTATCCTCATTTGTCGATCATTTTATCTTAAATGAATTCTGCAAAAATGTTGATGCCTATCGGATCAGCAATTTCATGTATAAGGATCGCGATCGTAAAGGCGGCAAGCTCTGTGAGGGTCCAATCTGGGATTTCAATCTCAGTTTCGGCAAGGCCTGGTACAAGGAAGATCTCTTTCGAGATGATGAATGGGAGGTGGACCATAATCACTATAAGCCCAATGATTGGCCGAAAGTGCCGTTTTGGTGGGAGCGATTGGGTCATGATCCCACTTTCGCGCAATTGGTGGAACAGCGATGGCGAGAGCTCAGGGCTACCGTGCTCAGTCTGGATTATGTCTATCGGACGATTGACCTTTTAGTGGATACTTTGCGCGAGGCGCGGGTACGAAACTTTGAGCGCTGGCCCGAAACTGCCAAAGATCATGATTATGAAACAGAGATCCTGATGATGAAGCTCTGGCTCAATGATCGCGTCAACTGGATCGAAAAACATCTGGCGCAGTTAAGCGCCGTTCAAAGCCCGATCAGAGCAGACAACGTCCCAATTGAATTTGTGTTGGAACAAAATTATCCAAATCCATTTAATTCCACAACCACCATCTGCTATCGGATTCCTCAGCCTGCCAAGGTTCAGTTGATCATTTTAAATATCCAAGGTCAGGAGATCGTGCGGCTTTTTGATGGATCCCAGCTCCCTGGACGCTATCAAATCTCATGGGATGGGAAAGACCACCGGGGCATGCCCATCGGCTCTGGAGTATATCTTTACCAGCTCCGTACCAATGAACTGACTTTAACCCAGAAGCTGCTATTAATTCGATGA